In bacterium, one DNA window encodes the following:
- a CDS encoding efflux RND transporter periplasmic adaptor subunit → MRKNSKQSSFGHWIFGACNLFVIWCLVLGISILAGCGKKVAEIKVAKIPVRVTKVKRVDIKEVLSYVGDIKAEDEAIVYPKVTGKIIEKLAKEGDAVKKGDVLTYIDRDEIGLKFEKSPVTSPIDGIIGRIYVDKGENVSPQIPIAKIVNMDVIKVKIDIVERDLPKVKEDQLSQVKVDAYPEEIFEGKVSMVSPVIDLTTRTAPLEIEISNPEHILKSGMFARVRIDVLEHKGVPYILRDAVIRENGEMYCFIIKDGKACKRKIITGMSEEDKIEVTDGIQEGDSVVITGQQGLKDGQAVEIISKGAQE, encoded by the coding sequence ATGCGGAAAAATTCAAAGCAAAGTAGTTTTGGTCATTGGATATTTGGTGCTTGTAATTTGTTTGTTATTTGGTGCTTAGTGCTTGGAATTTCAATCTTAGCAGGTTGTGGCAAAAAAGTTGCTGAAATAAAAGTAGCTAAAATTCCAGTAAGGGTAACGAAAGTAAAAAGAGTCGACATTAAGGAAGTGCTTTCTTACGTAGGGGATATAAAGGCTGAAGATGAAGCAATAGTTTATCCTAAAGTGACCGGTAAAATTATAGAAAAACTTGCCAAGGAAGGAGATGCAGTAAAGAAAGGCGATGTTCTTACTTATATTGATAGAGATGAGATTGGATTAAAATTTGAGAAATCGCCAGTTACCTCCCCAATAGATGGGATAATAGGTAGGATTTATGTAGATAAAGGAGAAAACGTTTCACCGCAAATACCTATTGCTAAGATTGTAAATATGGATGTGATAAAAGTAAAAATTGACATTGTGGAAAGGGATTTGCCCAAGGTTAAAGAAGATCAGCTATCCCAGGTTAAAGTAGATGCCTATCCTGAAGAGATATTTGAAGGAAAGGTTTCTATGGTCAGCCCAGTTATAGATCTTACAACTCGCACTGCTCCGCTTGAAATTGAAATATCAAACCCCGAACATATCTTAAAATCCGGTATGTTTGCCAGAGTGAGAATAGATGTTTTAGAACATAAAGGAGTCCCATATATTTTGCGAGATGCTGTTATTAGAGAAAATGGTGAAATGTATTGCTTTATAATTAAAGATGGCAAAGCCTGCAAAAGGAAAATAATAACAGGGATGAGTGAAGAGGATAAGATAGAAGTAACCGATGGAATTCAAGAGGGAGATTCAGTGGTTATAACAGGACAACAGGGCTTAAAAGATGGTCAGGCTGTGGAGATTATATCTAAAGGAGCACAAGAATGA